The sequence below is a genomic window from Cataglyphis hispanica isolate Lineage 1 chromosome 13, ULB_Chis1_1.0, whole genome shotgun sequence.
acaGTAGtgacatatatacaaacagatcataaaaaatatttttatatataaaattttacatactttTGTACATACAGAGTgctataatgttaaataaaactaagatattaataattcttttgaaaCTTGTGTAATCTCAaggaaataatataactataaaactTGTTAATAATGAACTCGTCATTAGATAGTAGAACTTTGAAGTACAGTAAAAATCGAATAGGACATCCgtaatatctaaaatacatgaaaattatttatttattttgttatgaaaattagaaatgttactttaaaatttaaagcaatctcaaaatcagattttattgatataggTTTTGAATAACatgtaaaatcaatcaaaaaaattttaatgtgcaTGTGTTTTACTATTAAGATATTAACTTCTGAATCATATTAAAGATTCTGaatcaattaaagattaatttacgtTTATGCTTTACACTTTAcacattctaaaaaaaaaagagaatgtaaagtcttaatatttttagtagaTTTTCttgattgaatattattttaaatattttacaaagatcTTTAACAAATCACGCACCTCTACAAAAGTATCCAATGACAGTAACATAATATTGCCGGCGGTCAAAGTAAATGGACGATGAGCCCTCATCATTATGATTTGCAGGCTGCGTTTAAATCCTTTAGTATTGGAGAACCAGTTGCTCGAATATGCGGCCGTTACTATACGTATACTCTAGAAATCGTGTGTGTTTCTTTTACACTTAATCgcaaaaatcgatttaaatacTCACATGGAGATGTAGTTCATTACCATGCCAGCAGAAAATGAATATCTGATACGTCATGCAACACATGTATGTCACCAAGCCGATTAACACTGCTGGGATATAAACTTTCATCTGTAACACAATGGATCACATTGAGACTGAGAATACACAGGCCaatcaaaacaaattaaatttgaattaaaccTGTGATAAGTTGAAAGCAATCAAACAAATGATAATACAATTTGAGagcaattgaaaaaagatgACGGTACTAAAAATGTCTTGAATCTCTCTCGTGAaactgcaaataaaaaaaatgtaattaatttatttagaagaaACTTCAAATTGCTCAAAGGAAtaactaatttaattgattcttttattttcgataattaattaaaatttataatcattgaGTTTGTAATAAACTattcgattttaatattaagtattttacaaaatacaatagttacataataataaaacaacaataagttataattttttaatctcttatcGTGCATATCTCTTtgcacaatttaattaattgcacaattcatttcaaaaatttatccatatgttaaattttataatgatattttcccatttttttttttatattttaacttacaggaatatcttattgttatgTATAATGCATCGTTTAAGTTGCTGATAAGACATGACGTTCTCTTCGATAAGAAACGATTTGTCATTATTCTGCATGcttttttccttatttatcGAGATAATATTTCGTTCTAAGATTGCCAACTGACAACAGGCGACCGTGATTAAACCCGTGACTAGTGTGTCTAATGCTACATTGTGGAAGCAAGCGATTATGATTGCGACGCCCTGATGCCCTGCGGTAATCTCGAACGCTGGCGTTCTTGTTACATTGTAAGGATACCATCCTTCCATGGGCAATCGACGTGAGCGACCGGCAATCAGATCGGTAATTGGAGTGATGCCCCAACAGAAGACCGCTATCGCGCCAAAGCTCTGATAAACCGCGTGGTGAAAGATGCCTTTCCACGTATAGCTCATGAGCAGGTCCtgattctttttatcataacGATTGAATGCGGGACTATTGGCTATGTCCAGGAGAGCTTGTATTCGTTTTTGACGacaaagaataataatcacctaaaaatattataaatcaatagaaactaaattaaataaagaatttaaaaacgtttataaacatttttataactattactaataaaatttataattacactaataaaattataattataagttacaagaacaagaatattatttgtataatgatAGGAGAATGtttaattcgtaaaattaatagaaagaaataaatacatttaagaaTGATGTATCATAATCATCatatacaaagatattaaaaagaatacaaaaatagAGGTGTGCGATGGCCGGGAATCGAACCCGGATCAACTGCTTGGAAGGCAACTATGCTAACCATTACACCACCATCGCACCTTGATGTTGTTCTAAATTTAGTACtagatatgtatttaaaattgattaaaataattagtttttaaatatagaaaaattggaaaattataattcacaattattatcatttcataacataaacaaataaaaaaaccatgaaaaaagatattttatacatataatcaaaatgtaattaagaCAATGATAGTGAAAGatacatcatatatttaagataatataaatagaaaaatacaaagattatattgtttctcttacttatcatttaaaaaaatataaataattatatattgaatgtcCACATGCCTGTCACAAAAActttacacacacactctttttctgaaaaaaacaacgcgcgcaaaaattaattatttctttcttgtatAAAAAGGGATAAAgatgtaagaaaaagaaagtgtAGATTTATTGCTGACAATGAATCtacgtgtatatgtgtatgtgattGAATCTTTTATAGTTTTAGGATCTTACTAgacatatatgaaaattaattgaaatcaatgaaaattaattaaaaataatcgcatTGACCTTGGAAGCGTGAATAGAATTCGTCATTAGTATGGTCGCAAATGCGATGATTTTTGACATATCTCCCCAGTTGGCGATTACATTTGCTATTTCGGAGGAAAGCAATATACCCAAAAGGAAAGTAAAGCTACAGACGGTATAGAGTAGATATAAAATCCGGTATTTGTTCATATATGGCGGCCAAGTTCCCAAAAAATAGATGATCGATAGGCTCACTTTCAAGTGAAAATTCGGTTCAATTGTTCCTCGttcttttgtcattttttaattggacAACAAAAAGTCATGAAGTCACctacaatttaatttgatgGCAATTTTTGTTTACTAACTTTCAcgaacataaatttattctgtatatatcgtttttttatatttcttatactcacacacacacacacacacaatcacTTAaccgttaatttaatttaatttaatttgattttttatattgaataattttaatcaaaacatGTGACATTTTGACAGAAATTCTGCATCcgcatattaatttcaaattaattttgttattaaattaaaaacattttataatttacaaattaattaaaagtagaatattaattgcttaaaaaatcGTGCttgagtaatttatatttatataatcttatgttacatattttttatgtttaagaaAATTGCTTAACGTTCGTAATAATTCACTGACAATGAGACAAAGATGAGGCATACGATAGCCATCGAAAATCCACAATACCTTCGAATCAATCAAATTGGGAAGCTCTTCTAATAGTAAACGGAATCCTTTAATCTAAGAGAAACAAGCGAAATCCTCTAATTTGAAATTCCATGATGCAAATTATAGTATGATGTAACGCTGGCTTTATAATCAATCGTGACGTCCCACTTTCATCATGCACGCATGCTATTTGTAAATCATAAGGCTTATCAGAGTTATTATACGCAATTACGAAAGCAATCTATCTAATGTATAACAATAAGTCCCTTTGTAATTTTACGGAATAAGATAATGCAAAGCAAACAGTATTTCCTCGTAGTGATCTATTGTGCGATATTGTGACAGTTATgtgataagaaaaagataattcaataccaataataatataactatttttaaatcatccaaaaatttttaaataaataaagcacaaatctaataaatataattttttttaaacaaaatttcaatttaattttaacattgtttttaaaataaattgctttaatatagatatacgaATGAATAGAACGCATAATGTGTTTGGGTTTTTCCacgaaaaatttagttttttatgaTTCTAAATACAGACATAAAAATTctagatataataaacaatgttggaaatattataacataaaatataaggtaaataattatattctacgaTGTCAACAATTAAGCGCGGATCTCTTAgatacttttataaagattatctcGAGCTGTAATCGATCATATAGTGAGAGAGGTGGCTACTCGGACTCAGCATTCAACACAGCTCGTCAGCTTGTTAGTATAAACGCAAATATCGAAGTGAACTGTCACGTGAATCTCGATCTAGTAGCAGGTAAAATCGAGGCAAGTTGCTTCAGTTACCTGTCACTTTGCAAACTTATCGCAATTTAACTCCTTATACCGGTTTTTCCACTATCGAACCGCTGCATAAGGTTGTTGCATAAAATTCTACAACTTTGTATACGATCTGAAAAATGGCATTGCTATCGTCGATCATGTTGAGCAAAGATGTCCCTGATATTGAAGTAAGTACTAATTTTCGACGTAAGTAATGATGATGTCATTTcctaatgatttataattatttctaaagtttaaaatttcccataaaacgagagaaaatcTGAGACTTGAGAAAATCGGGAAGATATATGAAACTCTGAATGATTAGAATGTTATCAGATCAATGTCGGAACGATTTTCTTTTGGGccccaagaaaaaaaaatttagttttaaaaatatttttttttctataaataaattatataatttttatcttattcttattttttatattcatggatattatcaattagaatgtataattttctattttgttctcaaatttttatatttttattttcattttcttttagtttatcttttttctatatttttaagtacttttcttttatatatttttttgtaattacagAAAGTAATTACAAAgatcttttatctttgtaaatatgatatttgatgttttataatatgatgttttataattattatttttagctcCAAAGTAAAGATATCTTTCATTcatcaacttttatttatttcttaaattaaaactatactatattaataatattgatactattgacaatatatactatattgaCGGAAACTAATGCTAACACGTTTCTGGTACCTTGTTTCTATGATTGGCTAAAggcaaattatcttttataatcctAAGGGCATTAATCTTTTAGAATATCCTAAGCATCAATCCAAAGTCCAAATATCATGCAAATCTCTTGCCGTCGGCGTTGACCAAGCAGAACAAGCAGCACTGGAAAAGAAATATCCACGAGAAATGTGAtgtaagttatttaaattgaatcaattactttgataaaattgttaaaaaattattctcgtaACTCGTTTTAAgtaaattgtacatatatctatatgtatataatttatattgtacattatatcgttataatctatgatttatattgtaaaatataattatataaaatatgtatattttaatactttctgtatattataataaaataatttaaaaaatatctagattagataaaaaattgagtttattatataatgtacaaatatatataaaaatctaattagtattttataaatcttttattattctattagatattatgttatattaaaaaacagagTTGATTTCGATAATGTTTTATGCAAGTAATTTATAGCAATATTATCAaatgttatgtaattatattctgaAGATCCACCACAATAATTCATTGATAAGAttgcaatatgtatataacaatatatataaactaaggaatattttaaaaatattttattgatttcttttattttaatttctcttttttcttgcttttcttatcttaattttaaatatatttaaaatattttattgatattttttattttaatttctcttttttcttgatttctttatcttagtttttctctcccttcctcAGAGTTGCGTGCCTTTGACAAAGAATTTCGATGATATCAAGCATACTACCTTGAGCGAGCGCGGAGCATTGAGGGAAGCTGCGCGTTGTTTGAAATGCGCTGATGCACCTTGTCAAAAATCTTGTCCCACGCAATTAGACATCAAGTCTTTCATCATTTCCATCTCCAACAAGAATTACTATGGTGCGGCCAAGGCAATCCTGTCGGACAATCCTCTTGGTCTTACCTGCGGTATGGTTTGTCCGACCAGCGACCTTTGCGTGGGCGGATGCAACCTTTATGCAACCGAGGAAGGACCCATCAACATTGGCGGTCTTCAACACTTCGCTGTGGatgtatgcaatattatttagctgcaatatttaattcgatAACTTGTGATgtaaaatagcaataaaacataaaaataatttattaatacttataacattttaaaataacattaaaatataacaaataaatatcttgcattttgcatataaaatttctaaattttagattctgcaaaattattctgtactatggaaatttgattaaatatttttctaattttttatttaagatatataataatagaatttataaatctatgaatctataaatatctgtgaatttatgtgtcatattaagtttttatatatattttaaataatatataattagctttatgtgtatataatatgctttatgtgacatgattaaataaataataaatgtaatttaagcTTATACGTTCATACATTCTTTCAGGTTTTCAAGCAGATGAATATTTCTCAAATCAGAATACCCAATCAAACAGTACCTCATGCAAATACGAAAATCGCTCTGCTCGGTTGTGGACCAGCTTCTCTCTCATGCGCGACATTTCTCGCCCGACTCGGTTACGATGATATTACGAtctttgagaaagaaaaatatataggtgGATTAAGTTCTTCCGAAATACCGCAATATAGACTTCCATATGACGTTGTTAATTTCGAAGTGGATCTTGTTAAAGATCTAGGAGTGAAGATCGAATTAGGAAGATCGCTATCCGAAGATGATTTGACAATAcaggtaaaattaatttgaaaatttataaaatttgttatctatctatattttttaaatccttgCTAATATAATCCCctagttttaaattttgaaaaatattattctaaaagtCTGCAATCTGCTCATTaacaattcaattataaataaatttaaaaatgtttcagactCTTCAAAATGCCGGatataaagcaatttttttaggaaTCGGGTTACCCGAACCAAAAAGTATACCAATCTTCGAAAATCTCACGCTGGAAATGGGCTTTTTCACTTCGAAGAGCTTCCTGCCCGCCGTCGCAAAAGGTAGCAAGCCAGGAATGTGTGCTTGCAAGAGCAATCAGGAACTTCCGTCTCTTCGCGGCAACGTAATTGTCCTCGGTGCGGGAGATACCGCTTTCGATTGCGCCACTTCCGCTCTCCGGTGTGGAGCCAGAAAGGTTTTTGTCGTTTTTCGGAAAGGCTTCACTAACGTACGAGCTGTTCCAGAAGAGGTAATCgctatttaaactttaatctaaaaatgcaaaaattgtaatttagacatctttattttttaagaatttaaactttagaacacacacatatatttggcaaatatatttagcaaatatatttagcaaaatttgagactttaaaattgttttcagaTGAATCTGGCAAAGGAAGAGAAGTGCGAATTTATACCTTTCCAATCGCCGAAACGAGCCATTCTTCGTAATGGAAGAATTTTCGCAATCGAATTTTGCAGAACCGAACAAAATGAGAGAGGCGAATGGATAGAAGATGAAGAACAAAAGTTTGTATTAAAAGCAGATTTTGTAATTTCGGCTTTTGGATCAGGATTGTACAATCCTACTGGTGAGTGATAATGTTATGTTCGgctagaatattaatttgatattataaaaatctctgcttcttaatgtataaaaataataataatgtcagtattacaaattaaataaacaaagaaaagcaagagaaaattgtagcaattaaaaaaaaaaatctttatgatAAGAACAGTAAAGAATGCCATGGCGCCGATTAAGATGAACAGGTGGAATTTACCGGAAGTTGACGAGAGCACGATGATGACCTCGGTATCAGGTGTGTTTTGCGGAGGAGATCTTGGTGGTGTCGCTCAAACAACCGTGGAATCCGTGAATGATGGAAAAACAGCCGCGTGGTATATTCACAAATACATACAGGTACATCATTAGCTAATACAGTCTCTctccataaattataaagttttaactctttaagaaatatcatgaaaaatatcgTGTAAAAGCATGAAGTTTTTTTGTTAAGTTCTGAATAAATaaactctattattattattaatgtaataatataacaataatttaaaataataaaaataaatttacaattatttcacaaatattatcctttttcgataaatttataaaaaatgtaataaaattttatttgcctaaatttttattttatattttttgaaaaatcgcgATTTATGTTCTGGATTTGACTGCTTTTCCATGATTCCAGGATTCTTACGGCTTGACGGTGCCGGAAACTCCGCAATTGCCAAAATTCCATACCGCTATCGATGATGTTGATTTAAGCATCGAAATGTGTGGGCTAAAATTCGAGAATCCTTTTGGTCTGGCTTCTGCTCCACCTTGTACCACCAGCGCGATGATCCGACGTGCTTTCGAAGCGGGCTGGGCCTTCGCTGTCACAAAAACCTTCTCCTTGGATAAAGTATTTCATCAAACAATAAACAAGTTACAAatgacatgtatattttaattctaactttgtatttttaatattttttcccagGATCTCGTTACCAACGTGTCCCCACGCATCATCAAAGGTACAACCTCCCGTCATCATTATGGACCCGAGCAGGGTAGTTTCTTGAATATCGAACTGATATCCGAGAAAACTGCCGATTACTGGTGCCGTAGTGTCGCGGAACTGAAACAAGATTTTCCTTCGAAGGTATACACTGTTAACGCTATCAGCTGttcgataaattaatgatttcaatttttaataaaaatatgataataaaattaaaataattttaattaaattattgatgtttTACAAACTTCTTATTTAtcagatttaattacatatttttatagatcatTATCGCGAGCATTATGTGCACGTATAATAGAGCCGATTGGACAGAACTGGCGAGAAAAGCGGAAGCAGCAGGTTCTGACGGATTGGAATTAAATCTATCATGTCCTCATGGTATGGGCGAATCTGGTATGGGCCTGGCCTGTGGACAGGTTTGTGtatatttgctttatattCAAACTTGAAGTGTAAAACGGATAAAAAATagaactgattttttttttaggatccTGAAATAGTTAGAAATATCTCCAGATGGGTTCGCGAAGCCGTCAAGATACCGTTCTTCATAAAATTGACACCCAACATCACAGACATTCTTTCCATCGCCAAAGCAGCTTACGAGggtaattcaaattattctgaaatttatattaaattatatctttatatgtacactatgcaaaaaaaatatagcgtTGCAGAAACAAGAATTATgttacaattatacaaatattttattttcttaaaataatatcaaatatttaaagtagctttatataattacaaaactttGAATGTggtaaaatgtttataaaaatttatatatatattcaaaatttaataattaattctggtaataattaacatttgacGTAGGTAAAGCCGATGGCGTTACCGCCATTAATACGGTATCAGGATTAATGGGACTTCACGCTGATGCGACTCCATGGCCAGCGGTAGGTCTCAATAAATCCACAACGTACGGCGGAGTATCGGGAAATGCTACTAGACCCCAAGCTCTAAGGGCTATCTCAACAATTTCGAAGCATCTTCCGGGTTTTCCAATACTCGGCGCCGGCGGTGTCGACTCGGCCGACGTTGCTTTGCAGTTTTTGCATTGCGGTGCGTCGGTCATCCAGGTATAGCgtgtttccaattttttttcccttcattttattcattgtCTTCCACTACTTTCTTATCTTAtcttatagaataattaatgcacAAAATAATCAGAACAacgcaaaacaaaaaattaattaaaaataaatggtagaataaaaaaatataataaaaaattcaccaataaacttttttctttttgatgttCTTATCGACTAACATGATAATTCGTCAAAATTATTgggagaatatattttgatgtaaaaagTACCCGAGAAAAATTCGATACAAATTTCAAACTAAattcaaattgtaaatttaaatgtcgAAAGAGCTCTcggttaaattaaatattaaatactattcGCCAGAAAGAAATAAcactaaaatgtaaattttttgctttaaacattacattatgcgattttgtaataaaatatttaatagatttgcAGTGCCATCCAGAATCAAGATTTTACTGTAATAGATGATTATATAACCGGCTTAAAagcgttattatatttaaagagttTGCCACACGTAAAGAACTGGGATGGGCAGAGCCCACCAACACTCAAACATCAAAAAGGCAAACCTGTTTCTTTGCAACATGCTCTTGGCAAAGTAAGTATTATCAATCACTCATCAAATTTTcggtaaattttaacataaacaaatttaatcaaagataaattaaaaagctacagatactaaattttaaatataaagttttgaagaaatagttatatctctttttattttcaaaataattttaatatgaaattaataaattaataaattatattttatatgtatgtaataataaaattaataatttatattaaaaaattttaattatgatagcacatactttttttattattatgtatttatcaaACTTCTATATCTTTCAATACTTTTACCTTACCCaagtctaaaattttttatattagaatataccGTATTTTGGCGAATACCAAAAACTGCGCGAACAAAAGATAGCCGAGTTGAAAGCTAATTCGAATCCTTTGGATGAAATCGTTACGGTAACAAAATCGACTCCAAGACCAATCACACCGATACCTACTGTCAAAGACATAATTGGCAAAGCGTTAGAACACATTGGCAGCTACAGAGAATTGGATAACAAGAAGCAAGTAATTGCTTTGATTGAtgatgtatgtaaaataataaattgtaatcatTCTCCTAATATTAGGATCTATTACACATCTACATAATTGCTCTCTTTTTCAGGATATGTGCATAAATTGCGGTAAGTGTTACATGGCTTGTGCAGATTCCGGATATCAGGCGATCATCTTCGATGCTGACACCCACATCCCCAAAGTGACGGACGATTGCACCGGATGTACACTTTGTTTGTCCGTATGTCCGATCATTGATTGTATCACGTaagtttcaaatataataaaattataataaagttataatctgtctttatactttattttttatttcagttttatttttcagtttatttgtattatttttttatttgtatgttctttaattttttcagtatGGTTCCAAAAACTATTCCGCATGTAATTAAAAGAGGCGTACCACCGAGAAATGCAGTCGAAATCTGTTAAGCGATATTCATCCAATATTatctaaagatttttatattaacataatttgatatattgaatattgacatattagttcttgattattaaattgttatcatcaatatataaattatattgtgtaataatagaataaataatatttcataatctgtaataatatcattatacaattattataaaccatATAGCAAtcttaaattaagaatatgattagcatcattaataaaaaatttaatttaaaagtgggatataaagaatagaaataattgtttacaaTCACAAAGTTCTGTTgcattcacattatatatttgtgcatattatatatttgtgtaatatacGCTATACTACTGTACTATATCGTACAACATAAATCTAAAGTAAAGCGTGCACAGTAATAGCCTCTCAAACAAATTAGATTAATCAACttttgtttgttaattttaatcgttatttaaaactgattaagattaaaactgatatttatttaaaaaattataaatttttgaaaatataatataaaacagtcGCAAGTTTTCCttttaagagatttttttatgtatgaaatCTATTaccattgtatattatattttcaaaaatttataattctttaaatgaatatcagttttaatcagttttaattttaaccagttttaaataatgattaaaataacgaTTAAAATACGAACTGTTATATGACTATATGTCAAGAGTAAAAGCGTGATTACATTCTTTAAAATCTTACATGCGGTTAATATATAGGatataagaatttcttttttatttactttgccAACTTCAAATCGCctgttttatgattaattaaaacttggcATTGTCAACCCATTGATA
It includes:
- the LOC126854047 gene encoding odorant receptor Or1-like isoform X1; this encodes MTKERGTIEPNFHLKVSLSIIYFLGTWPPYMNKYRILYLLYTVCSFTFLLGILLSSEIANVIANWGDMSKIIAFATILMTNSIHASKVIIILCRQKRIQALLDIANSPAFNRYDKKNQDLLMSYTWKGIFHHAVYQSFGAIAVFCWGITPITDLIAGRSRRLPMEGWYPYNVTRTPAFEITAGHQGVAIIIACFHNVALDTLVTGLITVACCQLAILERNIISINKEKSMQNNDKSFLIEENVMSYQQLKRCIIHNNKIFLFTREIQDIFSTVIFFQLLSNCIIICLIAFNLSQMKVYIPAVLIGLVTYMCCMTYQIFIFCWHGNELHLHSIRIVTAAYSSNWFSNTKGFKRSLQIIMMRAHRPFTLTAGNIMLLSLDTFVEILRMSYSIFTVLQSSTI
- the LOC126854047 gene encoding odorant receptor Or1-like isoform X2, which encodes MTKERGTIEPNFHLKVSLSIIYFLGTWPPYMNKYRILYLLYTVCSFTFLLGILLSSEIANVIANWGDMSKIIAFATILMTNSIHASKVIIILCRQKRIQALLDIANSPAFNRYDKKNQDLLMSYTWKGIFHHAVYQSFGAIAVFCWGITPITDLIAGRSRRLPMEGWYPYNVTRTPAFEITAGHQGVAIIIACFHNVALDTLVTGLITVACCQLAILERNIISINKEKSMQNNDKSFLIEENVMSYQQLKRCIIHNNKIFLFTREIQDIFSTVIFFQLLSNCIIICLIAFNLSQMKVYIPAVLIGLVTYMCCMTYQIFIFCWHEYTYSNGRIFEQLVLQY
- the LOC126854040 gene encoding dihydropyrimidine dehydrogenase [NADP(+)] gives rise to the protein MALLSSIMLSKDVPDIENILSINPKSKYHANLLPSALTKQNKQHWKRNIHEKCDSCVPLTKNFDDIKHTTLSERGALREAARCLKCADAPCQKSCPTQLDIKSFIISISNKNYYGAAKAILSDNPLGLTCGMVCPTSDLCVGGCNLYATEEGPINIGGLQHFAVDVFKQMNISQIRIPNQTVPHANTKIALLGCGPASLSCATFLARLGYDDITIFEKEKYIGGLSSSEIPQYRLPYDVVNFEVDLVKDLGVKIELGRSLSEDDLTIQTLQNAGYKAIFLGIGLPEPKSIPIFENLTLEMGFFTSKSFLPAVAKGSKPGMCACKSNQELPSLRGNVIVLGAGDTAFDCATSALRCGARKVFVVFRKGFTNVRAVPEEMNLAKEEKCEFIPFQSPKRAILRNGRIFAIEFCRTEQNERGEWIEDEEQKFVLKADFVISAFGSGLYNPTVKNAMAPIKMNRWNLPEVDESTMMTSVSGVFCGGDLGGVAQTTVESVNDGKTAAWYIHKYIQDSYGLTVPETPQLPKFHTAIDDVDLSIEMCGLKFENPFGLASAPPCTTSAMIRRAFEAGWAFAVTKTFSLDKDLVTNVSPRIIKGTTSRHHYGPEQGSFLNIELISEKTADYWCRSVAELKQDFPSKIIIASIMCTYNRADWTELARKAEAAGSDGLELNLSCPHGMGESGMGLACGQDPEIVRNISRWVREAVKIPFFIKLTPNITDILSIAKAAYEGKADGVTAINTVSGLMGLHADATPWPAVGLNKSTTYGGVSGNATRPQALRAISTISKHLPGFPILGAGGVDSADVALQFLHCGASVIQICSAIQNQDFTVIDDYITGLKALLYLKSLPHVKNWDGQSPPTLKHQKGKPVSLQHALGKNIPYFGEYQKLREQKIAELKANSNPLDEIVTVTKSTPRPITPIPTVKDIIGKALEHIGSYRELDNKKQVIALIDDDMCINCGKCYMACADSGYQAIIFDADTHIPKVTDDCTGCTLCLSVCPIIDCITMVPKTIPHVIKRGVPPRNAVEIC